The following are from one region of the Segatella oris genome:
- a CDS encoding bifunctional methionine sulfoxide reductase B/A protein: MLFSCQSNGQNPTDHKTKSMKIDDTNQYVRPDEAKLRKMLTAEQYAITQEAATERPFTNAYDHEFRPGIYVDITTGQPLFLSSDKYDSGCGWPAFSRPISDDLIAEHTDLSHGMTRTEVKSKLGNAHLGHVFNDGPREKGGQRYCINSGALRFIPEQEMEKAGYGAYLKLLHPLRNIYLAGGCFWGTEHFLKQIEGVKATQVGYANGNTTHPTYKEVCTDATGFAEAVHVEYDPTVVSLTFLLDLYFKAIDPTSLNKQGNDRGTQYRTGIYYVDKSDLPTIEAVMKEQQKHFKQPLRVEVLPLKNFYTAEEYHQDYLDKNPTGYCHLPQSLFEMARKAKMK, translated from the coding sequence ATGCTTTTTTCCTGTCAAAGCAATGGGCAGAACCCAACAGATCATAAAACGAAGTCTATGAAAATTGATGACACCAACCAATACGTGAGACCTGATGAAGCAAAGCTTCGCAAGATGCTCACAGCCGAACAGTATGCCATTACGCAAGAGGCTGCAACCGAACGCCCCTTTACCAATGCCTACGATCACGAGTTCAGACCGGGAATTTATGTGGATATCACCACGGGGCAACCCTTGTTTCTGTCTTCTGATAAATATGATTCAGGCTGTGGGTGGCCTGCCTTCTCGCGGCCTATCAGCGATGATTTGATAGCCGAGCATACGGATCTGTCGCATGGAATGACGCGTACGGAGGTGAAGAGTAAACTTGGCAATGCCCATTTGGGGCATGTGTTCAACGATGGCCCACGCGAAAAAGGCGGTCAACGTTATTGCATCAACAGCGGTGCTTTGCGCTTCATTCCTGAGCAGGAAATGGAAAAAGCAGGCTATGGTGCCTATCTGAAGTTGCTCCATCCGTTGCGAAACATCTATCTTGCCGGCGGTTGTTTCTGGGGAACAGAGCATTTCCTGAAGCAGATAGAGGGTGTGAAGGCTACGCAAGTAGGCTATGCCAACGGTAACACTACTCATCCTACATATAAAGAGGTGTGTACAGATGCAACGGGGTTTGCCGAGGCTGTGCATGTGGAATACGACCCGACAGTAGTGAGTCTGACGTTCTTGCTCGACCTTTATTTTAAGGCTATTGACCCCACTTCACTGAACAAGCAGGGAAACGACCGCGGAACACAATACCGAACGGGGATTTATTATGTCGACAAAAGCGATCTTCCAACCATCGAAGCAGTGATGAAGGAACAGCAAAAACATTTCAAGCAGCCGCTCAGAGTGGAGGTGTTGCCGTTGAAGAACTTCTATACGGCCGAGGAATATCATCAGGATTATCTCGACAAAAACCCCACAGGCTATTGCCATTTGCCTCAAAGCCTGTTTGAAATGGCGCGGAAAGCCAAGATGAAATGA